TTGCGCGCGGTGACGATCGACACCCGCAGGCGATTCTCGTAGCCGGGGTGTTCGAGCTTGTACTGCTCCTCCGCCGCCTGGATCCGCGCGATGCGCACGAAGAACTCCTTCAGCGGCCCGGGGTTGTGCGGCTGGGCGACGTTGATCAGCTCATGGGCATGGAAACTGCCCAGCCCACCCGATTGCATCACCGCCTCCGACTCATCCCCGGCCAGCACGCCATCGAAGTCGAAGGCGATGCGCAGGTTGTCGTCGCGCTCGTCATCGTCGAACTGCGAATCGAGCACCTGGCCGGCCGGGTAGCCGGCCTTGATCGCCGCATCGACGTGCTGCTTGTCGGCGGACAGGAACAGGGCGATGTTCAGTGCCGGGATGTATTCGTAGGGTGAGCGGCCCTGGGTGAAGATCGCCCGGGTCATGTTCAAGCCGTAATGGCCGATGGTCTTCATCACCCGCATGCCGGTGTCCGGGTCGTTCTGCGACAGCAGCACCACTTCCACCAGCGGGTCCTCAGGGTCCTCGCGCAGGTCGTTCAGCGCCAGCAGGCGCTTGATGAAGGGATAGGCGATGCCCTTGCCCAACGGCACATCCAGGTGCTGTTCCTGGTACTTGCGGTACTGCGCCTCGCCGTCGCGGCGGAACACCGCATCCGACTCGCCGAGGTCGAACACCGCGCTCGAGGCCACGCCGATCACCAGGCGGTCGTCCAGTTCGAAGGCCATGGGCGCTCCTTGTCGTGTGAAAGTCAAACCGTCAGCCTTCGCTGCGGCCTTGCAGGCGCGATGTCCAGTCCTCGACTTCGCGCTGTTCCAGGCGCTTTTCCAGGGTTCGACGCCAGTTCGGCACCAGCGGCAGGGCCAGGCATTCGCGCAACAACCCAGGCTCCAGGCGCTTGTCGAACAGCACCGCCGACAGCCGCGCCACCGACCACTGGGCATGGGGCCGCTCGACCAGCTCCAGGGTATCGCCCGCCGCCACCGCGCCTTGCTCGAGCACCCGGTAGTACCAGCCGGTGCGCCCGCTCTGCTGCACCCGCAAGGCCATCTGCGCCAGCTCGAAACGGTCGTTGAGCTTCCAGCACGGCATGCGCCCCTGGGAGATTTCCAGCAACGCCGTGCCGACCCGGATGCGGTCGCCCAGGCAGACATCCGTCTCGCACCAGCCGCTGCTGCTGAAGTTCTCGCCAAAGGCGCCTGGCTGCTCCAGCAGCGGGTGCGCGCCGAGTTCGGCGGCCCAGACGGGGTAATGGTCGCGGGGGTAGTGGTGGATCGCTTTGTCGACGCCGCCGTGCACGCGCAGGTCGCCCTGTTCGTCGCCGGCCAGGCCGAGGAAGGTCACCTGCAAGCGATCCTGGCGGGGCTGTTTGTCGATGGCGCTATGCGAGCCTGGGCGGGTAAAGGGCCGGGCACTGCCGGTGAGCAGGCTGTCGAGGCGTGGGCTGGACGCAGGCATGGGGCGGTCTCGTGCAAAGGACCGGGCGAGCTTACACCAGCGCGATTACGCGCCCAAGACAGATGCGAGGCCTGCAGGCGCGGCCTTGTGTCGCGAAAGGGCTGCATCGCAGCCCCAGCCATTGATGTCGCACAGCCCATCGTGGCCCTTTCGCGGCACCAGGCCGCGCCTGCAACCGCTACTTGCCCCGCGCCTTGTTGTAGATGGTCTTGGCCTGCTCGGCCGAGGTCTGGCACTTGCCCATGTCACCGTTGTCCCGGGCGGCCTTGGCAGCCTTGAGGTGTTCCTTGTAGTCGTGGGCCATGCCACCATGCAAACCTGGACCATCGGTCTTGAGTATGTTCTCCAGCTCGGCGATTTTCGCATCGCAGTTGGTCTTGGCGCTGTCTTCGGCATGGGCGGCAACGCTGAGCACCGAAGCGATCACTAGCAGTGTCATGGATTTCATGGCGCGTTCTCCTGGGAAACAACCTGACGGCGGGAAAATGCGCCGGCCTGCGTGCCGGCGCAGCAAGGAGCATAGCCCCACATCGACCGATGCGCGGGCGCTTCTCGACAGGCCTGTTGCCGTTCAGCCGGCCTGGCCGGTTACTGGCGTAATCGTGCCAGGGCCTGCAACACATGCCCCGTGGCGCGCTCAGGCTCACCTTGGCGACAGGCAATGCCCAACTGACGCCACATCCCGGGGCGCAGGGGGCGCCGGACGATGCGCAGGTCATGCTGGGCGCCCTCGCCCTCCTGCGGCAGCAACGTCGCCCCGTACCCCGCCGCCACCAGGCTCTTGATCGCATCGTTGTAGTTCAGTTCGATACGCGCTTCAGGGTACAGGCCCGCCGCCGCGAACCATTGCGCGGTCACTCGCGACAGCTGGGTGGTGCTGTCGTTGAGGATCAGCGCCCGCCCCGCCAGCCAGGCCGGCGTGACCCGCGCCGGCGGCCGCCAGTCGGCGGGGACGTAGGCCATGATCGGATCGCGGCGCCACGGCGTGACCTGCAGCCCCTTGCCCGCCTCCTGGGGCAATGCCACCAGGCCGATATCCAGGCTGCCTTCGCGCAAGCGCGCAAGCGAAGCCTGGGAGGTCAGCACCTGGACCTCGACATCGATGCCCGGATGCTCGCCGCGCAAGGCATCCAGGGCCTGGGGCAACAAATGGGCGATGGCGCCGGTGGAGGCCCCCAGGCGCACGCGCCCGGTCAGGCCCTGGACCTGGCGACGGACCTCGTCCAGGGCCTGGTCGGCATCGGCCAGCAAGCGCCGGGCGCGGGCCAGCAGGGTTTCGCCAATTGCCGTGGGGCGCACCTGGCCCCGGGTGCGGCTGAGCAACGGGGCACCGATGCGCGCCTCCAGCTCGGCGATGTGCAGGCTGATGGTCGGCGGCGCCAGGTTGAGCTGGCGGGCAGCGTCGGCGAAGGAGCCGTTGTCGGCGATCACCACCAGGGTGCGCAGGCGGTCTAGGCTGATTTCTCGCATGGGCGTGGGGTTCTGCTGGCAAGGGGCACGTTCGCCAGCAAGGCTGGCACCTACGGGCGTGCACAGCGCAAGCCCATGTTCAGAATTTCTGAACAAGGTGGTCATGATATACAAATTTTCTTTCTGCCCAAGGCCGGCGAGGATGGCGGCATCATTTCCCTGCTGATGGACACCCCTCATGCACCAGCCCCTCGTTTTCATCGACGGCGACCAAGGCACCACCGGCCTGCAGATCCACGCCCGCCTGCACGGCCGCCAGGACCTGCGCCTGCTCACCCTGCCCGCGGCCGAGCGCAAGGACCCGGCACGTCGCGCCGAGGCGATCAACAGCGCCGACATCGCCGTGCTGTGCCTGCCGGACGACGCCGCCCGCGATGCGGTGGCGACGATTCACAACCCGGCGGTACGGGTGATCGACGCCAGCTCCGCCCACCGCACCACACCAGGCTGGGTGTATGGCCTGCCAGAGCTGGACGCGCAACAGGCCGAGCGCATCGCCCGCGCCACCCGGGTCAGCAACCCCGGCTGCTACCCCACCGGCGCCATTGCCCTGCTACGGCCGTTGGTCAAGGCCGGGCTGCTGCCAGCGGACTACCCGCTGAGCATCCATGCCATCTCTGGCTATTCCGGCGGCGGCCGGGCAGCGGTCGAGCGCCATGAACAACGCCGCGACGACTACCTGCCGGCCCTGCAGCTGTATGGCCTGGATCTGGCCCACAAACATGTACCGGAGATCCAGCGGCATGCCGGGCTCAGCGCGCGGCCGGTGTTCGTGCCTGGTTATGGCGACTACCGCCAGGGCATCGTGTTGAGCATCCCGCTGCAACTGCGCCTGCTGCCGGGGGTCAGCGCCGAACAGCTGCACGCCTGCCTGGAACAGCACTACCAGGGCGCGCGCCATGTGCAGGTGCTGGCGCTGCATCGGCAAGGCCCGGCGGCGGCGCTCGACCCGCAGGCGCTGAACGACAGCAACGACCTGCGCCTGGCGCTGTATGCCAACCCTGAGCATGGGCAGGTGCTGCTCACCGCGGTGTTCGACAACCTCGGCAAGGGGGCCTCGGGGGCGGCGGTGCAGAACCTTGATTTGATGTTGCCCGGGGTGCAGGGGATTGGCTGAGGTTTGGCGATAGTCTTGCGACGTCTGTTAGATCGAGCGCCGCGCGGGCGGCGCGCGATCTCCCTGGCGCTGAATGCCTAACGGCGAACACCCCACCCCCACCAACAGGTAGAATACCCGCCCCACACGCAGCACCCGGAGCCCTACCCGCGATGTTCATCCTCCGCCGCCTCGACGGCGTGCCGCCCGAATCCTTCCAGAACCAGATCCGCCAACTGGTGATCGACCATGTCGGCCAGCTCAGCAGCGTCGCCATCAGCCCGGACAACCCGCTCTACCCGCTGTACCAGTACGGCGTGGGCCTGGAGGTGCACCAGTACCTGATGGCCCTGGACGGCACCCGCGGCCTGGCGGTCGAGCTGATCCTGGCCCTGGATGCCGAGGCCCCGGACCAGTTGCTCGGTTTCGCCCTGGCATTACCGGCCCAGGACGACCCACAGGCCTGCGCTTTGGCGTTTCTGGCGGTGGCCGCCGGCCATCGCCGCCAAGGCGTCGCCCGCGGCCTGCTGGATGACCTGCGCGGGCGCTATGCCTGTGTCGAGCTCAGCGCCTTCCCGGCCCAGGTGCCGTGGTTCGAGGCCATGGGCCTGCAGGTGGTCGCCAGCGCTGGCCCGCAGGTGCTGATGAGCAGCACTGGGCAGGCCAGCGGCGCATTGATCGGCCGGCTGGACATCGCACCGATCTACCAGACCGTCGAAGTCATGCAGATTCACGCCTACCTGCTCAAGCAGCATGGCGACGAGGCGATGATGGCAGCGGAACAGTTGCGTGATGAGCGCCTGGACGCCCTGGCAGAACAAGCCCAGGCCTGCGCAAGGCAGCGCCTTACCCGGCATTGACCGCAGCCACTGTTCGCCGCAAGGCCGGCGCCTAAAGTGCCCGCGACCTACCTGGGCCTGTAGGCGCCAGCCTTGCTGGCGAAGAGGCTGTATACACACCCTCTAGGCATGCACCCAGCGCCGATGCAGCCCACGGGCCAGGGCATCGAGCATGAAGCCCAGCACGCCGATCAACAGCACCATGGCCATCAGCTCGGAATACGCCAGGCGGTCGCGGGTGTCGAGGATGAAATACCCCAGCCCCGCGCTGACCCCGAGCATCTCGCACGGCACCAGCACGATCCACAGGATGCCAATGGCCAGGCGCACCCCGGTCAGTACATGGCCGATCACCCCCGGCACGATCACCTTGCACAGGGTCTCCCAGCGCGTGGCGCTGAGGCTGCGCGACAACTGCAGCCAGCGCGGGTCGAGCTGGCGCACCCCGGCGGCCGTGTTGAGCAGGATCGGCCACAGCGCGGCGAACGCCAGCAGGAAGTAGATCGGCTGGTCGCCCACGCCCATCAGCATCACCACCACCGGCATCCACGACAACGGCGAGATCATCCGCAGGAACTGGAACGCCGGCGTGGTCGCCGCCTCCAGGTGGCGGTAGCTGCCCACCAGCAGGCCCAGCGGCACGCCGATCAGCAACGCCAGCAACAGGCCAACCAGGATGCGCTTGAGGCTCACCCAGATATGCCCGTATACCTCGCCCTGCCCCAGCAACTGCACCAGGCTCTCCAGCGTGGCCTGGGGCGAGAAGCGCGCCGACAAGCCATCGGCCGCGCCAAACAGCTGAACTCCGGCCCACCACAACACCAGCAGCACCGCCAGGCCGACCAGGCCCAGGGCGCCATGCACGACATGCCCACGCATCAGACCGCGAACTCCTCGCTGCGCTGGAAGTTCTCGGCGATGCCGAACGCCGCCGGGCCGCCCACCGCCTCGATGGCCTTGCGCACGAAGCGCTCGTCCACCAGGTCGCGGGCGGTCTGCGCCGGGTCCAGGCTGGCGAGAAAGCCGCTCTCGCCCTCGATCAGGGTGTTCTTCAGCCGCTTGACCAGTTCCTCGGTGTAGCTGGGGAACGGGTACGGCTGGAAGTCGATGCGCTTTTCATCCCACTGCTGGTGCTGGATCGCCCCGCTGGCAATGTAGCCGGCCCGGTCCTCGGCGGACGGCGCCAGGACCTTGGCCAGCACCGCCGGCTCGTGCGGGGTGTACTTGTTGGGGCCAGCCTTGGACAGCAGCGCGGCAGCCTCGGCACGGTGCTCGCGGGTCCACTGCTGGGCCTTGACGATGGCGTTGACCACCTTCTGCGACCACTCCGGGCGGTTGTTCAGGTCGTGCTCGTGCATGAACACCACGCAACAGGCATGGTTGCGCCAGACGTCACCGGTGAAGCGCTGCACGCGGCCAACCTTGAGGTGCTCGGCCAGGGCATTGAACGGCTCGGCGACGATGTAGCCGGCGATACGCTTGCTGGCCAGGGCCGGCGGCATGTCTGAGGGTGGCAGCACCAGCAGGTTGACTTCGTTGTCGGCCAACTGTGCGCCGGCGGGTTTGGACACCGGCTTGAGGCCGTTGTCGTTGAGCATCTGCTGCAGCACCACGTTGTGGATCGAGTACCAGAACGGGATGGCCACGGTCTTGCCGCCGAGTTGCTGCATATCGCTGATGTCCGGCGCCACGGTCAGGCCCGAGCCGCCGACATGGTTCCAGGCCACCACCTTGGCCGGCACCTTGCTGCCATAGCGCGCCCACACGGTCATTGGCGACAGCAGGTGGATGACGTTGACCTGGCCAGAGATGAACGCCTCGATCACCTGGGCCCAACTGCGCAGCAACACTGGGCGCTCGGCCTTGATGCCCTCGGCCTCGAACAGGCCATTGTTGTGCGCCACCAGCAAGGGCGTGGCGTCGGTGATCGGCAGGTAGCCGATGCGCACCGGGGCGTCCGGCTCGGCGGCGGCGCGCGCCTGCAGGCTGGACAGCAACGGCAACGCGCCGGCAGCGGTGAGCATGGCGCTCAGCTTGAGAAAGTCGCGACGCGAGGGGGTGGAGCAGCAGTCATCCATGCACATGGACAGCCTCCGAGGGCAAGGGGGATGGAGTGGGTTCGGCTGTGCGGCTTGCCCGCCGAAGGGTCTTGAGAATCTCGATACGCAGCGCGCCCAGCTCCTCGACCCGTTGCTCGCGGGGTTGCGGCAGGTCGATGTGCCACTGGCCAAGGGTGCGCGCCGGGTGGTTGCCCAGTAGCAGCACGCGATCGGACAGCAGCAAGGCTTCGTCGATATCGTGGGTGATCAGCACGGCGGCGGTGTTGTGGGTGGCGATCAGCTGCAGCAGCAGTTGCTGCATGTCGGCCCGGGTCACCTCGTCCAGCGCGCCGAACGGTTCATCGAGCAGCAACACCTCGGGTTGGCGCGCCAGGCAGCGGGCCAGCGCGGTGCGCTGGGCCATGCCGCCGGAGAGCTGCGCCGGGTACTGGCCGCGGGCGTGGGCCAGGCCCACCGCGTCGATGGCGTGGTCGATTCGCGCCCGCCGCTCGGCGGCCGGCAGCTTCGGCTGGCGCGCGAAGTCCAGGCCGAAGGCGACGTTTTTTTCCAGGTTCAGCCAGGGCAGCAGGCTGGGGTCCTGGAACGCCACCGCCAGGCGCGGGTGCGGGCCTTGCAGCGCCTCGCCGCGCAGGCTGACGCGCCCGCCACGGGGCTGCTGCAAGCCGGCCAGCACACGCAGCAGGCTGGACTTGCCGACCCCGCTGGGGCCGAGGATGGTCACCACCTCGCCCGGCGCCAGGCTCAGGTCGAACTGCTCCAGCACTGCCTGCCAGCCGCCCGCGCGCGGGTAGCCCAGGCTGATGTCGCGGGCCTCGAGCAACACTTCGCTCATGCAGCGGCCGCCTGGCGTTGCAGCTCGGCGCGCAGTTGCACCAGGCTCGGGGTGACGATCGGCACGAACGCCGACTCGCGCCAGCGCCGGGCGAACCCCTCGCCGTAGGCGCTCAGGTAGGCCTTGCCACCGCTGGCCTGCAACTCCAGCTGCACGGCATCGGCGGCGCTTTCGGCGAGGGTGATGCGCAGCTTGAACAAGGCCGCCGGCTGGCCGAGGAAGCGCCCGTCGAGCAGGCCCTGCTTGAGCTCGCCGACGGTATTCTGCAGGCGCTGCAGCAGTACCTGGCGCGCCTCTTCGAGGAACGAACCGCGGCCTTGCAGGTGCGCCTGCACTTCATCCAGGGCACGCCGGGCCAGGCCGATGGCCATGCCGCACTGCAGGGCGAGGAACGCCGGGCGCACCTTGGGCAGGAACTCGCGGGCATTGTCGTGCAGCAGCCAGTCGCGGCCCAGCGCTACCTGGTGGAAGGCCAGCGCCGCGGTATTGCTCGACTGCAGGCCCATCAGTTGCAAGTCGTCGGAGCGCTCCAGGCCCTGGGCCGTGGAGGGGATGGCCAGCACGAACGGCGCGCCACCGGCGTCATCCTCGATCGCGGCCGCCACCACGAAACCGCTCTTGCGCAGGTTGGTCACCCAGTGCAGGCGGCCTTCGAGGTGCCAGCCATCGGCCTGGGGCTGGCCACGGACCTGCAAGGCCTCGATGCCGGACAGGTACTTCATGGCGTTGGACAGCCCGGTGGCGCCCGCCAGCTCGCCCTTGAGCAGCTCGGGCAGCAGCCGCTCGCGCAGCGCCTGGTTGGGGCTGTGCAGCAGGTATTCGATAAAGGCGCGCTGGCCCCAGCAGACGAAGGCCGCGGCCAGCGAGCGGCTGGCGATGGCGGCGATGGCCTCGACCGCGTCGCTGACCTGGCCACCCGAACCGCCCAGGGCCGGGTCGATACCGACGCGCAGCAGTTGCGACTCGGCGATGTGCGCCAGCACCTGGTGCGGATCGCACTGGCCCTGGTCGATGGCTTCGGCATTGGCGTCCAGCCATTGGCCAAATGCGTGATCAAGCATGTCCCTACTCCTGTTGAAACGCCGGACGCGCCGGCACCAAGCCTCGATCAGGCCGAAGGCTGCCAGCGGTACTTGCTCAGCTCGTCGTTGAGCGGCGTCTGGGCGAACACATTAGCAAAGTTGCACAGGGTAGCGAGACTCACTCCGAGAATCACTTCCAGGGCGTTGCCCTCGCTGAAGCCTGCGTCGCGGAAGGCTTGATAGGTGGCGTCGCTGACATTGCCACGGGTGGCGATCACTTCGCGGGCGAACGCGGCCAGGGTCTCGTAGCGGGCATCGGGCAGCTCGCCGCGGGCACGCAGGGCATCGACCACCGCCTGGGGCAGCTTGGCCTTGTTCAGCGCCACGGCAGTGTGGCCGGCCACGCAGAAGTCGCAACCGTGCTGGGTGGCGGCGATCAGCTGCACCACTTCGCGCTCGGCCAGGCTCAGTTCCGACTTGCCATTGAGCGCCGAGACGGTGACGTAGGTTTCCAGCGCGGCCGGGGCATTGGCCAGGACGCCCAGCAGGTTGGGGATGAAGCCAGCGTTCTTCTGCGCGTTCTCAAGGAACGGACGTGCGGCTTCCGGGGCGGTCTGCAGGCTGTGTAGAGTGATGCGCGCGGACATGGAGTGGTCTCCTTTGATGTAGATCGCTACAGTCTGTTGGTTATAAGAAGTAGCATCCATATTCATCAGTCGCCTTTCCTTGCTCCAGAGTCCTTGCATTAGATGATTTCATCCAGCCATCTTGTCGATTGGTTATTAGAAGGCCTCGAGCTCGATGCCAGCCTGTTCCATGTCGGGCGCTACTGCGGCGGCTGGCACGCCAGCACCCAGGGCCTGGGCCGGGCCAGTTTCCACCTGGTGGTGCAGGGGCACTGCTGGTTGCATATCGACGGCCAGGCGCAACCGCTGCGGCTAGACAGCGGCGACGCGGTGTTCTTGCTGCGCGACCTGGCCTATCGGTTGTCCGGCGACCAGGACCCCGCCGCCGCCTGCGCCCAGCCACGCCAGGCCATGCAGGCGCTGGACAGCAGCGCCAGCGACGGGGTTGGCCTGGTGTGCGGCTTCTTTCATTTTCAGTCGGGGTTGTCGTCGCTGATCGTCGAAGGGTTGGCGGACTGGATCCTGCTGCGCGCCGACGACCCGGCAGGCAGTGCGGCGCGGGCGCTGTTCGGGCTGATCCTGGAGGAATGCCGGCGCACCCCGCAGCCGTCGCAGACGCTGCTGGAGCGGCTGACCCATTTATTGTTCCTGTATGTGCTGCGCCAACAGGTGCATGCCGGCCAGTCGCTGGGCGGGCTGGTCGCCCTCGCCCGCCAGCCGGCCTTTGCCGGCCTGCTGGAGCGGCTGATCGAGGCACCGGGGCAAGCCTGGACGCTGGAAAGCATGGCGGCCTGCGCCGGCCTGTCGCGTTCGGCGTTCTTCAAGCGCTTCAACGAGCTGGCCGGGCAGTCGCCGGGGCAGGTGCTGCTGGCGTTGCGCATGCGCCATGCGTGTCAGTTGCTCAAGGCGGGCAATACCGTCGAGCAAGTCGGCGCGCAGGTGGGCTATCAGTCGGTGGCGGCGTTCACCCGGGCGTTCGCCAAGGCCGTGGGGATGCAGCCTGGCGCCTATCGCAAGCAGCACGAAGGCCGAGCCCCGTAACCCGTGGGTGCCAGCCACCGCGTCGCCTGGTTCGCCAGCAAGGCTGGCTCCTACAGGTATTGCAGGTAACCAGCGTAGGAGCCGGCTTGCCGGCGAACACCGGCGCAGTCGGTGCCAACCACCGCGCCGCCTGGTTCGCCAGCAAGGCTGGCGCCTACGGGTATTGCAGGCCGCGACCGGCGTAGGAGCCGGCTTGCCGGCGAACACCGGCACAGCCGGTGCCAGCCACCGCAGCGCCTGGTTCGCCAGCAAGGCTGGCGCCTGCCTGTTATTTTTACCAGTAGCCACTGCTGACAACAGGCCCTTAGCATCGCCACTCAGCTACTCGCTCAGTCTGGAGAAAGGCCATGTCTCCCAATGCAACCGACAACACCATCTTCGCCACCCTGCTCCCTCATGCGATAGGCGCAACACCCGATCTTGGTCGACCCTACATAATGAGCGACGGCATTGATAAAAAAATCATTACCGTCCTTGTGCAAAGACAGGATAAGCAGCCGCTAACCCGCACCGAACTGGACGCTATCGAGTTAGTCGATGCCGGCAATAACGAATCATTGCCTGCTGCGCTGACGGTAACGCGTCACGCCATATCAGACAGTCACTCATCAGACGCGCCCGCTGAGCAGTCTATCTGCTTCGAGGTTACCGCAACGACACCTGGCACATGGCGGTTGGCGGCCCGCCTACGCACTAAGCAGGGCAGTATCGTGTTGAACCAATACGCTGAATCATCAGGAAATGAACAGGAGAGTAACTGTCTGGACATTGTCGCCAAAAGCGAAGCCGACTGTATCAAGGACAGCGACGGCCTGGAGTGGTACCCGAGTCCGCACCGTTCCTTTGAACGAGGCTATATCAAAACGGAGGCCAACCATGATTATGGTTACCACCAATTCCGCCTAAGAGATGGCCGACGCATACAATCTGTTACGACCCTACCCGACCTCAAAGAAAAACTTCTTCGTGATAGTTACGAGCCGTGGGAGGACCGTATGAGTCGAAATTTCTGTTACTACATTAGAAATGATGTAAAGACCTACACTTCACCCTTCCAAGGATTTGCAAAAATAACCTTTGAAGATAACAACTTACTTCGCATAATCCGTTTCGTCGAACAAACCAAGGGAAAACCACCCCGCCCGCCCTTTACAGACATCCGAGACGCTGAGCTGTACATGGTAATAATTGACGACAAGGGGGTTCGCCACGACGTCATGGCAAAACGATGGGATTTTCATCCATGGCCCGAACAACCCGAAACCCTATATAAACAGTTCACCCCTGATCAGGTTAAAGCGTTCTTTGAGGAGATCGAAAAAAACCTTAAAAAATGCGTTTAACCGCTGTGCTTTCTCTTAGTGCAGCATGAAGGCCGAGTCCCTTAACCCGTAGGAGCCAGCCTTGCTGGCGAACACCGGCGCAGCCGGTGCCAGCCACCGCGCCGCCTGGTTCGCCAGCAAGCTGGCTCCTACGAGTATTGCAGGCCGCGACCAGCGTAGGAGCCGGCTTGCCGGCGAACACCGACGCAGCCGGTGCCAGCCACCGCGCCGCCTGGTTCGCCAGCAAGGCTGGCTCCTACGGGTATTGCAGGCCGCGACCGACGTAGAAGCCGGCTTGCCGGCGAACACCGGCGCAGCCGGTGCCAGCCACCGCGCCGCCTGGTTCGCCAGCAAGGCTGGCGCCTGCAGGTTAATGCGTTGCGCTACACCGGCAGCAGCGGAATATCCCCAGCGCCCTTCCCTTCGCGCCGCTCGCTCATCCAGTCATTGACCTGCTGGCCGAACTCGGCCGGCGCCTTGCGCCCGAAGCGCCGCGCCAGGTCGAGGATAGTCTGCTGGGCCAGGGCCTCCTCCATGCGCTTCTGCGCGCCCAGCATCACCGCGTGGATGGCACAGGTGCCCGCGGTCGCCCAGCCCGGCGCTGAACCTTCGAACACCGCGCAGCGCTCGCGGATCTCGCGGCAGTCGAAGATCTTCTTCGGCCCATCGATGGCGTTGACGATGTCCAGCACGGTGATCTCGTCCGAGGGCCGCGCCAGGCGGAAGCCACCACGCACCCCCTCGGTGGCCGCCACCAGCCCGGCCCGGGCC
The window above is part of the Pseudomonas muyukensis genome. Proteins encoded here:
- a CDS encoding GNAT family N-acetyltransferase; its protein translation is MFILRRLDGVPPESFQNQIRQLVIDHVGQLSSVAISPDNPLYPLYQYGVGLEVHQYLMALDGTRGLAVELILALDAEAPDQLLGFALALPAQDDPQACALAFLAVAAGHRRQGVARGLLDDLRGRYACVELSAFPAQVPWFEAMGLQVVASAGPQVLMSSTGQASGALIGRLDIAPIYQTVEVMQIHAYLLKQHGDEAMMAAEQLRDERLDALAEQAQACARQRLTRH
- a CDS encoding ABC transporter ATP-binding protein, translated to MSEVLLEARDISLGYPRAGGWQAVLEQFDLSLAPGEVVTILGPSGVGKSSLLRVLAGLQQPRGGRVSLRGEALQGPHPRLAVAFQDPSLLPWLNLEKNVAFGLDFARQPKLPAAERRARIDHAIDAVGLAHARGQYPAQLSGGMAQRTALARCLARQPEVLLLDEPFGALDEVTRADMQQLLLQLIATHNTAAVLITHDIDEALLLSDRVLLLGNHPARTLGQWHIDLPQPREQRVEELGALRIEILKTLRRASRTAEPTPSPLPSEAVHVHG
- a CDS encoding acyl-CoA dehydrogenase family protein, translating into MLDHAFGQWLDANAEAIDQGQCDPHQVLAHIAESQLLRVGIDPALGGSGGQVSDAVEAIAAIASRSLAAAFVCWGQRAFIEYLLHSPNQALRERLLPELLKGELAGATGLSNAMKYLSGIEALQVRGQPQADGWHLEGRLHWVTNLRKSGFVVAAAIEDDAGGAPFVLAIPSTAQGLERSDDLQLMGLQSSNTAALAFHQVALGRDWLLHDNAREFLPKVRPAFLALQCGMAIGLARRALDEVQAHLQGRGSFLEEARQVLLQRLQNTVGELKQGLLDGRFLGQPAALFKLRITLAESAADAVQLELQASGGKAYLSAYGEGFARRWRESAFVPIVTPSLVQLRAELQRQAAAA
- a CDS encoding carboxymuconolactone decarboxylase family protein — translated: MSARITLHSLQTAPEAARPFLENAQKNAGFIPNLLGVLANAPAALETYVTVSALNGKSELSLAEREVVQLIAATQHGCDFCVAGHTAVALNKAKLPQAVVDALRARGELPDARYETLAAFAREVIATRGNVSDATYQAFRDAGFSEGNALEVILGVSLATLCNFANVFAQTPLNDELSKYRWQPSA
- a CDS encoding 5'-nucleotidase, which translates into the protein MAFELDDRLVIGVASSAVFDLGESDAVFRRDGEAQYRKYQEQHLDVPLGKGIAYPFIKRLLALNDLREDPEDPLVEVVLLSQNDPDTGMRVMKTIGHYGLNMTRAIFTQGRSPYEYIPALNIALFLSADKQHVDAAIKAGYPAGQVLDSQFDDDERDDNLRIAFDFDGVLAGDESEAVMQSGGLGSFHAHELINVAQPHNPGPLKEFFVRIARIQAAEEQYKLEHPGYENRLRVSIVTARNAPSHERALNTLKSWGVMANDAFFLGGIEKRRVLQVLKPHIFFDDQSGHLKSTRTVAPSVHIPFGVGNRPA
- a CDS encoding ABC transporter substrate-binding protein; amino-acid sequence: MCMDDCCSTPSRRDFLKLSAMLTAAGALPLLSSLQARAAAEPDAPVRIGYLPITDATPLLVAHNNGLFEAEGIKAERPVLLRSWAQVIEAFISGQVNVIHLLSPMTVWARYGSKVPAKVVAWNHVGGSGLTVAPDISDMQQLGGKTVAIPFWYSIHNVVLQQMLNDNGLKPVSKPAGAQLADNEVNLLVLPPSDMPPALASKRIAGYIVAEPFNALAEHLKVGRVQRFTGDVWRNHACCVVFMHEHDLNNRPEWSQKVVNAIVKAQQWTREHRAEAAALLSKAGPNKYTPHEPAVLAKVLAPSAEDRAGYIASGAIQHQQWDEKRIDFQPYPFPSYTEELVKRLKNTLIEGESGFLASLDPAQTARDLVDERFVRKAIEAVGGPAAFGIAENFQRSEEFAV
- a CDS encoding ABC transporter permease is translated as MRGHVVHGALGLVGLAVLLVLWWAGVQLFGAADGLSARFSPQATLESLVQLLGQGEVYGHIWVSLKRILVGLLLALLIGVPLGLLVGSYRHLEAATTPAFQFLRMISPLSWMPVVVMLMGVGDQPIYFLLAFAALWPILLNTAAGVRQLDPRWLQLSRSLSATRWETLCKVIVPGVIGHVLTGVRLAIGILWIVLVPCEMLGVSAGLGYFILDTRDRLAYSELMAMVLLIGVLGFMLDALARGLHRRWVHA
- a CDS encoding LysR family transcriptional regulator; protein product: MREISLDRLRTLVVIADNGSFADAARQLNLAPPTISLHIAELEARIGAPLLSRTRGQVRPTAIGETLLARARRLLADADQALDEVRRQVQGLTGRVRLGASTGAIAHLLPQALDALRGEHPGIDVEVQVLTSQASLARLREGSLDIGLVALPQEAGKGLQVTPWRRDPIMAYVPADWRPPARVTPAWLAGRALILNDSTTQLSRVTAQWFAAAGLYPEARIELNYNDAIKSLVAAGYGATLLPQEGEGAQHDLRIVRRPLRPGMWRQLGIACRQGEPERATGHVLQALARLRQ
- the argC gene encoding N-acetyl-gamma-glutamyl-phosphate reductase; translation: MHQPLVFIDGDQGTTGLQIHARLHGRQDLRLLTLPAAERKDPARRAEAINSADIAVLCLPDDAARDAVATIHNPAVRVIDASSAHRTTPGWVYGLPELDAQQAERIARATRVSNPGCYPTGAIALLRPLVKAGLLPADYPLSIHAISGYSGGGRAAVERHEQRRDDYLPALQLYGLDLAHKHVPEIQRHAGLSARPVFVPGYGDYRQGIVLSIPLQLRLLPGVSAEQLHACLEQHYQGARHVQVLALHRQGPAAALDPQALNDSNDLRLALYANPEHGQVLLTAVFDNLGKGASGAAVQNLDLMLPGVQGIG
- a CDS encoding MOSC domain-containing protein, translating into MPASSPRLDSLLTGSARPFTRPGSHSAIDKQPRQDRLQVTFLGLAGDEQGDLRVHGGVDKAIHHYPRDHYPVWAAELGAHPLLEQPGAFGENFSSSGWCETDVCLGDRIRVGTALLEISQGRMPCWKLNDRFELAQMALRVQQSGRTGWYYRVLEQGAVAAGDTLELVERPHAQWSVARLSAVLFDKRLEPGLLRECLALPLVPNWRRTLEKRLEQREVEDWTSRLQGRSEG